One Moorella sp. E308F genomic region harbors:
- a CDS encoding spermidine synthase, with protein MELLKRVCFALVGEKSVAEISSEVFGSLYVTDAVWAPRRHLRSSLFTVQTVLDRRDPSTPRTFPLKAAAEALAECPPSGDVLILGLGGGAFAHVALSLRPGVNVVAVDPDPAAEEAARRYFALPPHVEVVREDALAYLRQAAEGRFAFVFIDIFDRGHTPFWLGELAPLVRHAVVPGGTAAVNTTRIHPFDRKQAAAVAAFKAAFPEVKVKRFPPVPPRNEVLICWKRLKKRKG; from the coding sequence TTGGAGCTTTTGAAGCGTGTCTGCTTCGCGCTGGTGGGCGAAAAGTCGGTGGCCGAAATTTCCAGCGAAGTTTTCGGTTCCCTCTATGTGACGGACGCCGTGTGGGCGCCGCGGCGGCACCTCCGTTCCAGCCTCTTTACCGTGCAGACCGTGCTCGACCGCCGCGATCCGTCCACGCCCCGCACTTTCCCGCTGAAAGCGGCGGCGGAGGCTTTAGCCGAATGCCCCCCCTCCGGCGACGTGCTGATCCTCGGCCTTGGCGGCGGGGCGTTCGCCCACGTCGCCCTCTCTTTGCGGCCGGGAGTCAATGTGGTCGCCGTGGACCCCGACCCGGCGGCGGAAGAGGCCGCCCGGCGGTATTTCGCCCTGCCGCCGCATGTCGAGGTGGTCCGGGAAGACGCCCTGGCGTACCTGCGCCAAGCGGCGGAAGGTCGGTTCGCCTTTGTTTTTATAGACATTTTCGACCGCGGGCATACGCCATTCTGGCTAGGGGAATTGGCCCCCTTAGTGAGACATGCCGTGGTGCCCGGCGGGACTGCGGCGGTGAACACGACCAGAATCCACCCTTTCGACCGGAAGCAGGCCGCCGCAGTTGCGGCTTTTAAGGCGGCGTTCCCGGAAGTGAAGGTAAAGCGGTTTCCTCCGGTGCCGCCGCGCAACGAAGTTTTGATATGCTGGAAACGACTTAAAAAAAGAAAGGGGTGA
- a CDS encoding prepilin peptidase yields the protein MNVLTVSTVSFAGALAAAAVAAVAAVWDARTMTIPNWLTYPAMLLGLLLGAASGRAVPAAETLGVCFFAGFFLWTLGVFAEGDAKLFAALGPLGGADAAFLGLALGCGLLLAAVVPMRVRRAGLRRWLAEEKKALFFILLGGRLRQEDVPSGFDPVPFGPFLCAGFVAASVLLGLGVV from the coding sequence TTGAACGTCTTGACCGTTTCGACCGTTAGTTTCGCCGGGGCGCTGGCGGCGGCCGCCGTCGCCGCCGTCGCGGCGGTTTGGGACGCCCGCACCATGACCATCCCGAATTGGCTCACCTACCCGGCGATGCTTTTGGGCCTTTTGCTGGGGGCCGCCTCGGGACGGGCGGTTCCTGCCGCCGAAACGCTGGGGGTATGCTTTTTTGCGGGCTTTTTCCTCTGGACGCTCGGGGTCTTCGCCGAAGGGGACGCGAAGCTGTTCGCCGCCCTCGGCCCGCTGGGCGGGGCGGACGCGGCTTTCCTCGGGCTGGCCCTGGGGTGCGGGCTGCTCTTGGCCGCCGTGGTGCCTATGCGGGTCCGCCGCGCCGGGCTCCGGCGGTGGCTGGCGGAGGAAAAGAAGGCTCTGTTCTTTATCTTATTGGGCGGCAGGCTGAGGCAGGAAGACGTTCCCTCCGGGTTCGACCCTGTTCCTTTCGGGCCGTTCCTGTGTGCGGGGTTCGTCGCGGCGTCAGTCCTTCTTGGTTTGGGGGTGGTTTAA
- a CDS encoding class I SAM-dependent methyltransferase, translated as MSSVVARHLPAAGSRVMDVGCGDGWLAGYFPQYEWHGVEPDPALRKSAMANGVRAVSGRAEELPYPDGHFDAVCMFDVLEHLPDDGTALAEARRVLRPGGLLFASVPLHPRLWSAHDEACGHYRRYRKGELERAARRHGFVLAERRFFVSLFLPAAALARAAGGGGPSRLPGFLDILAERALSLDARLRLPFGLSEVAVFERLDRFDR; from the coding sequence CTGTCCAGCGTCGTCGCCCGACACCTGCCCGCGGCGGGAAGCCGGGTGATGGACGTGGGCTGCGGGGACGGGTGGCTGGCGGGGTACTTTCCGCAATACGAATGGCACGGGGTCGAGCCCGACCCGGCGCTGCGGAAGTCCGCCATGGCGAACGGCGTGCGGGCCGTGTCCGGAAGGGCGGAAGAATTGCCTTACCCGGACGGGCATTTCGATGCTGTGTGCATGTTCGACGTGCTGGAGCATCTACCTGACGATGGCACGGCCCTGGCGGAAGCAAGGCGCGTATTGAGGCCCGGCGGGCTGCTCTTCGCCTCCGTACCCTTGCACCCGCGGCTGTGGTCGGCCCACGATGAGGCTTGCGGGCATTACCGGAGGTACCGGAAAGGGGAATTGGAGCGTGCCGCGAGACGGCACGGGTTCGTCCTCGCAGAGCGGCGGTTCTTCGTCTCTTTGTTCCTTCCGGCGGCCGCGCTGGCACGGGCGGCCGGGGGCGGCGGCCCATCGAGGCTGCCGGGTTTCCTGGACATTTTGGCCGAGAGGGCGCTCTCGCTCGACGCCAGGCTGCGGCTCCCTTTCGGCTTGAGCGAGGTGGCGGTTTTTGAACGTCTTGACCGTTTCGACCGTTAG
- a CDS encoding dolichyl-phosphate beta-glucosyltransferase, which translates to MLSVVIPAYDEEDRLPDVLKVLRGHLAGQEYEIVVVDDGSSDRTADVAGRHGCRVVRHPANMGKGAAVKSGVLASRGDMVLVTDADLAAPITELPKLEAALAGGADVAVGSREATGAKVWRASFKRKAAGRAFNLLARLMTGLPYRDTQCGFKLFKGYAARALFSRAGCRGYCFDVEILLLARRLGLVVKEVGVEWRDRPGSKVRLLRDGWRMFRELLEIRRKFAGSFSPAIPGISAPGGVSCPASSPDTCPRREAG; encoded by the coding sequence ATGTTGAGCGTAGTAATACCCGCGTACGACGAAGAGGACCGTTTGCCGGACGTCCTTAAGGTTTTGCGGGGACACCTCGCGGGGCAGGAATATGAAATTGTTGTGGTCGACGATGGCTCTTCCGACCGCACGGCTGATGTCGCGGGGCGTCACGGCTGCCGGGTGGTCCGCCACCCGGCCAACATGGGAAAAGGCGCGGCGGTGAAATCCGGCGTCCTCGCTTCCAGGGGCGACATGGTGCTGGTTACGGACGCCGACTTGGCGGCGCCGATTACGGAATTACCGAAACTAGAAGCGGCGCTTGCGGGTGGGGCGGATGTAGCCGTCGGCTCCCGCGAGGCGACGGGGGCGAAGGTATGGAGGGCTTCTTTCAAGCGGAAAGCGGCGGGGAGAGCGTTCAACCTTCTGGCGCGGCTCATGACCGGGCTACCCTACCGCGACACCCAGTGCGGCTTCAAGCTGTTTAAGGGGTACGCCGCGAGGGCGCTTTTTTCCCGCGCCGGATGCCGTGGATACTGTTTCGACGTAGAAATCCTGCTCCTGGCCCGGCGGCTGGGGCTGGTCGTAAAAGAGGTGGGTGTGGAATGGCGCGACAGGCCGGGCTCGAAAGTGAGGCTGTTGCGGGACGGGTGGAGGATGTTCCGGGAATTGCTGGAGATCCGGCGAAAGTTCGCCGGGAGCTTTTCTCCGGCCATTCCTGGTATTTCCGCGCCAGGCGGCGTTTCCTGTCCAGCGTCGTCGCCCGACACCTGCCCGCGGCGGGAAGCCGGGTGA